Proteins from a genomic interval of Aquabacterium sp. J223:
- a CDS encoding malto-oligosyltrehalose synthase — protein MQEQRSDDDLAGWCRRLGLQPGYDDIWGGHHPAPEDRLRALLAELGVHDTSAAALQAAEDDDWRRPLPPVLAITAGAPDWSLPVRLDGDRRLGWTVVTEDGRRHQGDAAPGPSTLQAEREVGGARLQAHALSLGLSLPAGYHRLTVDGLDGETLLIAAPPRCWRPAALQGEGRVWGPAVQLYAVRSERNWGMGDFGDLAALVEHWGARGAGIVGLNPLHALFGHNPWHISPYSPSSRGQLHTLYLDVEALDDFRECEPAQALVRSAGFQARLAALREAEQVDHAGVAAAKREVLGLLHRHFRERHLRTASPRGEAFRAFCRERGEALHGFALFEALQQHFHDRDRQVWGWPVWPEAYRDPRGEAVRRFAEEQAAQVEFHAWLQWQADTQLAAVNRRCRERGLAVGLYLDLAVSVDRAGADTWLRQDLYAVNVSVGAPPDELNLQGQNWGLPPLKPAAMRDDRHGFFIETLRGCMRHAGAIRIDHVMGLMRLFWIPEGGTGRDGAYVHYPLQELMAIVALESERQRCMVIGEDLGTVADEMRATLAEREVLSYRLAYFERQDGGAFKPPADYPREALVAVGTHDLATLPGWWTGHDIEVRRALDLYPTPQVYEEQLVQRTQDRLRLLFALHHAGLLPEGVPLEPGAAVPLTTELATAVQAWLAAAPSRVMVVQLEDVLGVPDQANLPGTVNEHPNWRRKLPATLEAMQRDERIERLAERLAAIRPHAPLATAAPPRAEAIVPRATYRLQLHQDFTLDDARLVLPYLKRLGVSHVYCSPLMRARPGSRHGYDVVAHDEINPELGGREAFDRFTEAVKAEGMGLLIDLVPNHMGVLGGDNAWWMDVLENGEASPYARYFDIAWHPVDPELDGKVLVPVLGKSFGAVLEDGELTLAFEPEAGSFALRYWDHRFPLGPRSVAPVLKRAAERLGGDSAGQVVLASLAAAFGHLPPREVDDPDARRERARDKELLKLRLATAVETDPTVGAAIEAAVAEFNASADALAALHDQQAYRLAFWRVASDEINYRRFFDVNDLAALRQEEPAVFEATNGFALELAAAGKVDGLRIDHPDGLHDPAQYFRRLQEGYARRVGLVLPRQDADGRPPRPLYVLAEKIAAGHEDVPLDWALHGTTGYRFANLANGVLVDTTARERFDRIWAHHTGDRRDFEALAHEGKHLIMRTTLASELNVLSTELLRIARAHRRTRDFTLNTLRRALAQVAACMPVYRTYLVDEEGAQPSEQDQRFIAWALGQARRHREAAEPEVLDFLQQTLLARAVEGAPPGLQAQVRRFAVRFQQFSAPVTAKGVEDTAFYRYSRLVSLNEVGGEPGVFGITVKAFHAATADRWAKWPHTLIATSTHDNKRSEDVRCRIDVLSEMPAAWRFALRRWRRMAAEQRLPVGPDGPSPADELLLWQVILGTLPPGGLTEEALPDYRDRIEAYALKAAREAKRDTSWLHPDEAYEARLSGFVRGLFARVSPNPLLTDVQARAEVVAWFGALNSLVLTTLRCTAPGVPDCYQGNEWLDFSLVDPDNRRPVDYGLRERALDALQAWGDQADPAAAMAAAIGSPHDGRLKLWVTWRLLQLRAGLSDVFKLGGYLPLTAEGDKAEHVLAFERRLGDQRVVVVVGRLFAKLLSEPGWPVRADAWGDTRLVAEAVEGDWHDVLSGHRCRPEASGWPLAQVFSHLPVAVLVGPGAVQR, from the coding sequence ATGCAGGAGCAACGATCCGACGACGACCTGGCGGGCTGGTGCCGCCGCCTCGGCCTGCAGCCCGGCTACGACGACATCTGGGGCGGCCACCACCCGGCGCCGGAGGACCGGCTACGCGCGCTGCTGGCCGAACTCGGCGTGCACGACACCTCGGCCGCCGCGCTGCAGGCGGCGGAAGACGACGACTGGCGCCGCCCGCTGCCGCCGGTGCTGGCCATCACCGCCGGCGCGCCCGACTGGTCGCTGCCCGTGCGCCTGGACGGCGACCGGCGCCTGGGCTGGACCGTGGTCACCGAGGACGGCCGGCGGCACCAGGGCGACGCCGCGCCCGGCCCGTCCACCCTGCAGGCCGAGCGCGAGGTGGGCGGCGCGCGCCTGCAGGCGCACGCCCTGAGCCTGGGGCTGTCGCTGCCGGCCGGCTACCACCGGCTGACGGTGGACGGGCTCGACGGCGAGACCCTGCTCATCGCAGCGCCGCCGCGCTGCTGGCGCCCGGCCGCGCTGCAGGGCGAGGGCCGGGTCTGGGGCCCGGCGGTGCAGCTCTACGCCGTGCGCAGCGAGCGCAACTGGGGCATGGGCGACTTCGGCGACCTGGCGGCGCTGGTGGAGCACTGGGGCGCCCGCGGCGCCGGCATCGTCGGCCTGAACCCGCTGCACGCGCTCTTCGGCCACAACCCCTGGCACATCAGCCCGTACAGCCCGTCGTCGCGCGGCCAGCTGCACACGCTCTACCTCGACGTCGAGGCGCTGGACGACTTCCGCGAGTGCGAGCCCGCGCAGGCGCTGGTGCGCAGCGCCGGCTTCCAGGCCCGGCTGGCGGCGCTGCGAGAGGCCGAGCAGGTCGACCATGCCGGCGTGGCCGCCGCCAAGCGCGAGGTGCTGGGGCTGCTGCACCGTCATTTCCGCGAGCGCCACCTGCGCACCGCCAGCCCGCGCGGCGAGGCCTTCCGCGCCTTCTGCCGCGAGCGCGGCGAGGCGCTGCACGGCTTCGCGCTGTTCGAGGCGCTGCAGCAGCACTTCCACGACCGGGACCGCCAGGTCTGGGGCTGGCCGGTGTGGCCCGAGGCCTACCGCGACCCGCGCGGCGAGGCGGTGCGCCGCTTCGCCGAGGAGCAGGCGGCGCAGGTCGAGTTCCACGCCTGGCTGCAGTGGCAGGCCGACACCCAACTGGCCGCGGTCAACCGTCGCTGCCGCGAGCGCGGCCTGGCGGTGGGGCTGTACCTGGACCTGGCGGTGTCGGTCGACCGCGCCGGCGCCGACACCTGGCTGCGGCAGGACCTGTACGCGGTGAACGTGAGCGTCGGCGCGCCGCCCGACGAGCTCAACCTGCAGGGCCAGAACTGGGGCCTGCCGCCGCTGAAGCCGGCCGCCATGCGCGACGACCGCCACGGCTTCTTCATCGAGACGCTGCGCGGCTGCATGCGCCATGCCGGCGCGATCCGCATCGACCACGTGATGGGGCTGATGCGGCTGTTCTGGATTCCCGAAGGCGGCACCGGCCGCGACGGCGCCTACGTGCACTACCCGCTGCAGGAGCTGATGGCCATCGTCGCGCTGGAGAGCGAGCGCCAGCGGTGCATGGTCATCGGCGAGGACCTGGGCACCGTGGCCGACGAGATGCGCGCCACGCTGGCCGAACGCGAGGTGCTGTCCTACCGGCTGGCCTACTTCGAGCGGCAGGACGGCGGCGCCTTCAAGCCGCCGGCCGACTACCCGCGCGAGGCGCTGGTGGCGGTGGGCACCCACGACCTGGCCACGCTGCCGGGCTGGTGGACCGGCCACGACATCGAGGTGCGCCGCGCGCTCGACCTCTACCCGACGCCCCAGGTCTACGAGGAGCAGCTGGTGCAGCGCACGCAGGACCGGCTGCGCCTGCTGTTCGCGCTCCACCATGCCGGCCTGCTGCCCGAGGGCGTGCCGCTGGAGCCCGGTGCCGCGGTGCCGCTGACCACCGAACTGGCCACCGCCGTGCAGGCCTGGCTGGCCGCCGCCCCGTCGCGCGTGATGGTGGTGCAGCTGGAGGACGTGCTCGGCGTGCCCGACCAGGCCAACCTGCCCGGCACGGTGAACGAGCACCCCAACTGGCGGCGCAAGCTGCCGGCCACGCTGGAGGCGATGCAGCGCGACGAGCGCATCGAGCGCCTGGCCGAGCGCCTGGCCGCCATCCGCCCGCATGCGCCGCTGGCCACCGCCGCGCCGCCGCGCGCCGAGGCCATCGTGCCGCGGGCCACCTACCGGCTGCAGCTGCACCAGGACTTCACGCTCGACGACGCGCGGCTGGTGCTGCCGTACCTCAAGCGCCTCGGCGTGAGCCATGTCTACTGCTCGCCGCTGATGCGCGCGCGGCCGGGCAGCCGCCACGGCTACGACGTGGTGGCGCACGACGAGATCAACCCCGAGCTGGGCGGCCGCGAGGCGTTCGATCGCTTCACCGAAGCGGTGAAGGCCGAAGGCATGGGCCTGCTCATCGACCTCGTGCCCAACCACATGGGCGTGCTCGGCGGCGACAACGCCTGGTGGATGGACGTGCTGGAGAACGGCGAGGCCTCGCCCTACGCCCGCTACTTCGACATCGCCTGGCACCCGGTGGACCCGGAGCTCGACGGCAAGGTGCTGGTGCCGGTGCTGGGCAAGTCGTTCGGCGCGGTGCTGGAGGACGGCGAACTGACGCTGGCCTTCGAGCCCGAGGCCGGCAGCTTCGCCCTGCGCTACTGGGACCACCGCTTCCCGCTGGGGCCGCGCTCGGTGGCGCCCGTTCTCAAGCGGGCGGCCGAGCGCCTGGGCGGGGACAGCGCCGGGCAGGTGGTGCTGGCCAGCCTGGCGGCGGCCTTCGGCCACCTGCCGCCGCGCGAAGTGGACGATCCCGACGCCCGCCGCGAGCGCGCCCGCGACAAGGAACTGCTCAAGCTGCGCCTGGCCACCGCGGTGGAGACCGATCCCACGGTCGGCGCCGCCATCGAGGCCGCCGTGGCCGAGTTCAACGCCAGCGCCGACGCGCTGGCCGCCCTGCACGACCAGCAGGCCTACCGGCTGGCGTTCTGGCGGGTGGCCTCGGACGAGATCAACTACCGGCGCTTCTTCGACGTCAACGACCTGGCCGCGCTGCGGCAGGAGGAGCCGGCGGTGTTCGAGGCCACCAACGGCTTCGCGCTGGAGCTGGCCGCCGCCGGCAAGGTCGACGGCCTGCGCATCGACCACCCCGACGGCCTGCACGACCCGGCGCAGTACTTCCGCCGGCTGCAGGAGGGTTATGCCCGCCGCGTCGGCCTGGTGCTGCCGCGCCAGGACGCCGACGGCCGGCCGCCGCGGCCGCTGTACGTGCTGGCCGAGAAGATCGCCGCCGGCCACGAGGACGTGCCGCTGGACTGGGCGCTGCACGGCACCACCGGCTACCGCTTCGCCAACCTGGCCAACGGCGTGCTGGTCGACACCACCGCGCGCGAGCGCTTCGACCGCATCTGGGCCCACCACACCGGCGACCGCCGCGACTTCGAGGCGCTGGCGCACGAGGGCAAGCACCTCATCATGCGGACCACGCTGGCCAGCGAGTTGAACGTGCTGTCCACCGAGCTGCTGCGCATCGCCCGCGCCCACCGCCGCACCCGCGACTTCACGCTGAACACGCTGCGCCGCGCGCTGGCGCAGGTGGCGGCCTGCATGCCGGTGTACCGCACCTACCTGGTCGACGAGGAGGGCGCGCAGCCCTCGGAACAGGACCAGCGCTTCATCGCCTGGGCCCTGGGCCAGGCGCGGCGCCACCGCGAGGCGGCCGAGCCCGAGGTGCTCGACTTCCTGCAGCAGACGCTGCTCGCGCGTGCGGTGGAGGGCGCGCCGCCCGGGCTGCAGGCGCAGGTGCGGCGCTTCGCGGTGCGCTTCCAGCAGTTCAGCGCGCCGGTGACGGCCAAGGGCGTCGAGGACACGGCCTTCTACCGCTACAGCCGGCTGGTCTCGCTCAACGAAGTGGGCGGCGAGCCGGGCGTGTTCGGCATCACCGTCAAGGCCTTCCACGCGGCCACGGCCGACCGCTGGGCGAAGTGGCCGCACACGCTGATCGCCACCTCCACGCACGACAACAAGCGCTCGGAGGACGTGCGCTGCCGCATCGACGTGCTGAGCGAGATGCCCGCGGCCTGGCGCTTCGCGCTGCGGCGCTGGCGCCGCATGGCCGCCGAGCAGCGGCTGCCGGTGGGGCCCGACGGCCCCAGCCCGGCCGACGAGCTGCTGCTGTGGCAGGTCATCCTCGGCACGCTGCCGCCCGGCGGCCTGACCGAGGAGGCGCTGCCCGACTACCGCGACCGCATCGAGGCCTACGCGCTCAAGGCCGCACGCGAAGCGAAGCGCGACACCAGCTGGCTGCACCCGGACGAGGCGTACGAGGCGCGGCTGTCCGGCTTCGTGCGCGGCCTGTTCGCCCGCGTGTCGCCCAACCCGCTGCTCACCGACGTGCAGGCCCGCGCCGAGGTGGTGGCCTGGTTCGGCGCCCTCAACAGCCTGGTGCTCACCACGCTGCGCTGCACCGCGCCCGGCGTGCCGGACTGCTACCAGGGCAACGAATGGCTGGACTTCAGCCTGGTCGACCCCGACAACCGCCGGCCGGTGGACTACGGCCTGCGCGAGCGGGCGCTCGACGC